From Methanospirillum lacunae, one genomic window encodes:
- the eif1A gene encoding translation initiation factor eIF-1A, which translates to MTEDFDFRDNSSDSEEIIRARLPNERNREIFAIAELMMGANHIRVKCVDGVSRLGRIKGKIKKKVWIREGDILIVIPWNFQDDKADIIYRYTRPQVEWLKKNGYL; encoded by the coding sequence CTGACAGAAGATTTTGATTTTCGGGATAACTCATCTGATTCTGAAGAGATCATTCGTGCAAGACTTCCGAACGAGCGCAATCGGGAGATATTCGCCATTGCCGAATTAATGATGGGTGCAAATCACATCAGGGTGAAGTGCGTGGATGGAGTATCCCGGCTTGGCAGGATTAAAGGAAAGATTAAGAAAAAAGTCTGGATACGTGAGGGTGATATTCTGATAGTAATACCCTGGAATTTTCAGGATGACAAAGCAGATATCATCTATCGGTATACTCGCCCTCAGGTAGAGTGGCTGAAGAAAAATGGCTATTTGTAA
- a CDS encoding bifunctional cobalt-precorrin-7 (C(5))-methyltransferase/cobalt-precorrin-6B (C(15))-methyltransferase: MNIDTPTKPPSGGPTKDEILAISLFKLNLSPCDIFADLGCGTGRISREVAPLVKQVLAVDKRAEACKWTEKEAHASGISNMSVFNDDNRTFLSTIDHLDSAFVGGSQGLEEVIDALAKLKVRSLVINAVMLETANTAVSYLKKHGMFREIIMAQISRSYSIGSGIMFKPIDPVFIICGGF, encoded by the coding sequence ATGAATATTGATACACCAACAAAACCCCCTTCTGGTGGTCCTACTAAAGATGAAATTCTTGCAATTTCTCTTTTCAAACTAAATCTGTCTCCTTGTGATATCTTTGCTGATCTTGGCTGTGGTACTGGCAGGATATCGCGGGAAGTAGCACCTCTGGTGAAACAGGTCCTAGCTGTAGATAAGCGGGCTGAAGCTTGCAAATGGACTGAAAAGGAAGCACATGCGAGCGGAATCTCAAATATGTCAGTATTCAATGATGATAATAGAACATTTCTTTCAACGATTGATCATCTGGATAGTGCCTTTGTCGGGGGTTCACAGGGGCTTGAGGAAGTAATAGATGCTCTAGCAAAACTTAAGGTTAGATCTTTGGTGATTAATGCAGTGATGCTTGAAACTGCCAATACTGCAGTCTCTTATCTGAAAAAACATGGCATGTTCAGGGAGATAATTATGGCACAGATCTCGAGAAGTTACTCAATTGGGTCAGGGATAATGTTCAAACCAATAGATCCAGTCTTTATTATCTGTGGAGGTTTCTGA
- a CDS encoding cobalt-factor II C(20)-methyltransferase: MLTAVGLGPGDPELLTLSAVRHLREADRVFVPGGIARNLVEPYCTPVELSFPMSHDETAISKQIEQNAEIIAPIAETGNVVFGIIGDPNIFSTFSRLCVVIREKHPNIQISTVPGVSSITALTSVTGIPINGGFSVSDGSSDSVRIQMKVRRPRETAERLKKQGYHRFVLVERMYMEGMKIWRDDLPDESNYFSLLFAEKAL, translated from the coding sequence ATGCTGACAGCAGTCGGACTAGGTCCTGGAGATCCTGAATTACTCACATTATCAGCAGTACGTCACTTAAGAGAGGCTGATCGTGTTTTTGTTCCCGGTGGTATTGCCAGAAATCTGGTGGAACCTTATTGCACCCCGGTTGAATTGTCATTCCCGATGAGTCATGATGAAACAGCGATCTCAAAGCAGATAGAACAAAATGCTGAAATTATTGCTCCTATTGCAGAAACCGGGAATGTAGTCTTTGGAATTATCGGCGACCCAAATATATTTTCCACATTTTCAAGACTCTGTGTTGTCATTAGGGAAAAACATCCAAACATTCAGATCAGTACAGTTCCTGGTGTTAGTTCTATTACAGCGCTTACATCAGTAACTGGCATACCTATCAACGGTGGTTTTTCAGTATCTGATGGAAGTTCTGATTCGGTGCGAATCCAGATGAAAGTCCGGCGTCCGCGTGAAACTGCAGAACGACTGAAAAAACAAGGATATCATCGGTTTGTTCTTGTAGAGCGGATGTATATGGAAGGAATGAAGATCTGGAGAGATGATCTTCCTGATGAAAGCAACTACTTCTCACTTCTGTTTGCGGAGAAGGCTCTATGA
- the cobM gene encoding precorrin-4 C(11)-methyltransferase — translation MNSVWFVGAGPGDPDLITVKGNNLISSADLLIYAGSLVNPELVRRSSASEKYDSNGMSLEEMTPLMVQAVRDGKKVVRLHSGDPALYGAIIEQMELLKKEGISFEVVPGVSSLFGAAAALQTQLTLRGVSESVIITRPAGKTLEHDHITEYSQHHETMAIFLGSDRLAEVVAKISHPPATPAVVIYHATWPDQKIIRGTVGTIAQQAKDAGICRSALLLIGDVFGDELPGHVRSELYS, via the coding sequence ATGAATTCAGTATGGTTTGTTGGTGCAGGACCGGGTGATCCTGATCTAATAACAGTAAAAGGAAATAATCTGATTAGTTCAGCTGATCTCCTGATCTATGCAGGCTCTCTCGTAAACCCGGAATTAGTAAGGAGATCCTCCGCATCGGAAAAATATGACAGCAATGGAATGTCACTAGAAGAGATGACTCCTCTAATGGTTCAGGCTGTCCGTGATGGGAAAAAAGTAGTAAGGCTTCATTCAGGAGATCCTGCTCTTTATGGTGCAATAATAGAACAGATGGAACTTCTTAAGAAAGAAGGAATATCTTTCGAGGTCGTCCCTGGTGTTTCATCTCTATTTGGGGCTGCTGCCGCGCTACAGACTCAACTTACCCTACGTGGTGTTTCTGAGTCTGTTATCATCACAAGGCCAGCAGGAAAGACTCTTGAGCACGATCATATTACAGAATATTCGCAGCATCATGAGACGATGGCAATATTTCTCGGATCAGATCGTCTGGCTGAAGTAGTTGCAAAAATATCACATCCACCTGCGACACCAGCTGTGGTCATCTATCATGCTACCTGGCCTGATCAGAAGATTATCAGGGGAACTGTTGGAACCATCGCGCAACAGGCAAAGGATGCTGGTATTTGCCGGTCAGCACTCCTGTTAATTGGTGATGTTTTTGGTGATGAACTTCCCGGACATGTCAGATCTGAATTGTATTCATGA
- the cbiG gene encoding cobalt-precorrin 5A hydrolase, giving the protein MTGTIVTALPYFSDPAKRIAESISGTFVPYHDSVFTEVIGSADRIVALMATGIVVRKIAPLLTDKWRDPAIVVISPDLKYAIPISGGHHGANDLAYDLEEKLGFIPVITTATESTGRDSAEGIAREKCLRIVNPASTRRSNAAVLEGIAGIYSVEGPGMVIAGSGVSFLVSDAPCTAGIGCRKGTPSHEITDAIDTALQSVSLTRADVSIYATSTLKLHEQGLTEAIREIGGNLIFLDHETLNKESVHSVSAAERFGLPGVAEPAALAVSYKKELIMEKKVYGNVTVAFAR; this is encoded by the coding sequence ATGACTGGGACTATCGTTACTGCTCTTCCTTACTTTTCAGATCCTGCAAAGCGGATTGCTGAGTCAATCAGTGGAACTTTTGTGCCATATCACGACTCAGTTTTTACTGAAGTTATTGGGTCAGCAGATCGGATTGTAGCTCTGATGGCAACCGGGATTGTGGTGCGAAAGATTGCTCCACTTCTTACTGACAAATGGCGTGATCCAGCCATTGTGGTAATAAGCCCTGATCTGAAGTATGCTATTCCAATATCGGGGGGTCATCATGGTGCAAACGATCTTGCATATGACCTTGAAGAGAAACTAGGTTTTATCCCTGTTATCACAACAGCAACAGAATCAACCGGAAGAGATTCGGCAGAGGGTATTGCCAGGGAGAAATGCCTTCGCATTGTAAACCCTGCTTCAACACGGAGATCGAATGCAGCAGTCCTTGAGGGTATTGCGGGTATTTATTCTGTTGAAGGGCCTGGGATGGTCATCGCTGGAAGTGGCGTTTCATTTCTTGTATCCGATGCCCCTTGCACAGCGGGCATAGGGTGCCGGAAAGGAACACCTTCTCACGAAATAACTGATGCCATTGATACAGCTTTACAATCGGTTTCATTGACGCGGGCTGATGTCAGTATTTATGCAACAAGTACTCTGAAACTTCATGAACAGGGCTTGACTGAAGCAATTCGTGAGATAGGGGGGAATCTGATATTTCTTGATCATGAAACACTGAACAAAGAATCTGTTCATTCAGTATCGGCAGCTGAACGATTTGGTCTTCCTGGTGTTGCTGAACCGGCTGCCCTGGCAGTATCATACAAAAAAGAACTAATTATGGAGAAAAAAGTTTATGGAAATGTCACGGTTGCCTTCGCCCGATAA
- the cobJ gene encoding precorrin-3B C(17)-methyltransferase, which produces MSRLPSPDKLVTGRLYIVGIGPGSPEMLTRRAEKVIAESDVVIGNDFYLDQISHLVQGKNVIRSRMGKEVDRAKECINLAKTTSVSMVSGGDPGVYGMASIVLEVLEHTGLAIPVEIVPGITAATAGAARLGSPLSGDFAVVSLSDLLTPREVIKARLSALFSVKMPVVLYNPKSRTRTEQLGEAIALALEYLPSDTPVGIVRNAYREDESVLYTTLGKVWEIEDLVDMHAVVFIGGEETRIWKRGEDVKGIITPRGYHRKYLY; this is translated from the coding sequence ATGTCACGGTTGCCTTCGCCCGATAAGTTAGTTACAGGCAGGCTTTATATTGTAGGGATTGGTCCCGGGTCCCCGGAAATGCTAACTCGTCGTGCTGAAAAGGTGATCGCAGAATCAGATGTCGTTATCGGCAATGATTTCTACCTGGATCAGATTTCTCATCTGGTTCAGGGAAAAAATGTCATAAGAAGCAGAATGGGAAAAGAGGTTGATCGAGCAAAGGAGTGTATCAATCTTGCCAAAACCACGAGCGTATCTATGGTGTCCGGTGGCGATCCCGGTGTGTATGGAATGGCAAGCATTGTTCTTGAGGTCCTTGAACATACCGGACTTGCTATTCCTGTAGAGATTGTCCCAGGTATAACTGCCGCAACTGCTGGAGCTGCACGGCTGGGGTCCCCACTATCCGGGGATTTCGCTGTGGTAAGTCTGTCTGATCTCCTCACCCCTCGTGAAGTTATAAAAGCGAGATTATCAGCCCTCTTTTCAGTGAAGATGCCGGTTGTTCTCTATAATCCAAAAAGCAGAACCCGGACTGAACAACTGGGTGAGGCCATTGCCCTTGCATTAGAATATCTCCCCTCTGATACACCTGTAGGCATAGTACGAAATGCGTACCGTGAAGATGAATCAGTTCTCTATACAACCCTCGGAAAAGTCTGGGAAATAGAGGATTTAGTTGATATGCATGCTGTTGTTTTTATTGGTGGAGAGGAGACAAGAATCTGGAAGAGAGGAGAAGATGTCAAAGGAATCATTACACCCCGGGGATATCATCGAAAATACCTATATTGA
- a CDS encoding precorrin-8X methylmutase, whose amino-acid sequence MSKESLHPGDIIENTYIDIGADTEEGYDISSRSREIARNTIGDKTPEDRIRQRCSIAVGDFAMAELMRFCYDPVLAGLTALAKGVPIFTDIRMVETGIQKKGHTSQVHCVLDIPAETEQSGTITRTSAGFLAARDQLDGSIIVIGNAPSALLVVCDMIRDGCKPALVIGTPVGFVNAAESKEVLRTILIPSISNEGTRGGTPIAVAALNEIITMFVSRQ is encoded by the coding sequence ATGTCAAAGGAATCATTACACCCCGGGGATATCATCGAAAATACCTATATTGATATTGGCGCTGATACCGAGGAGGGATATGATATATCATCCCGATCCAGGGAGATCGCACGTAATACTATCGGTGATAAGACACCCGAAGACCGAATCAGGCAACGATGTTCCATTGCAGTAGGTGACTTTGCAATGGCTGAACTGATGCGGTTCTGCTATGATCCTGTGTTAGCAGGTCTTACAGCCCTTGCCAAAGGGGTACCCATATTTACTGATATCAGGATGGTAGAGACAGGTATTCAGAAGAAAGGGCATACAAGTCAAGTGCACTGTGTTCTTGATATTCCCGCTGAAACAGAACAGTCTGGTACGATTACCCGGACCTCTGCGGGATTTCTTGCTGCCCGTGATCAACTTGATGGATCTATAATTGTTATTGGTAATGCTCCTTCGGCACTACTGGTTGTATGCGACATGATCAGGGATGGCTGTAAGCCCGCATTGGTAATCGGGACACCGGTCGGTTTTGTAAATGCAGCCGAATCAAAAGAGGTACTCAGAACCATATTGATCCCCTCCATCTCAAATGAAGGAACCCGTGGTGGAACACCCATTGCAGTAGCAGCGTTGAACGAGATCATCACGATGTTTGTTTCCAGGCAGTAA
- a CDS encoding cobalt-precorrin-5B (C(1))-methyltransferase, whose amino-acid sequence MFDPVSGFVYPESWVDACEDPKALEAVESGLAVLTADGKILHRGFTTGTTAAAAVKAAILSLKDPVSGLVTILTPSGIRVLVKASGENGHGISEKYSGDYPDDVTAGIRFHAFATLIAGGCEVITGDGIGKWDRENPRYPKGSPAISPPAMAEIRDAMNEALNEINLSGVRVILSAENGSYIASLTLNAKVGVSGGISVLGSTGFVEPWDDHLEETMINRISGTSRVVLTTGRIGLKYSRLLFPSHEVILIGSRIGPALHHAHGDVILCGLPALILKFINPAILEGSGFGTVEEMIGTSEFDKRVQESMLWFCAKKPGLRIILLDRIGRILKEAP is encoded by the coding sequence ATGTTCGATCCGGTGAGTGGATTTGTTTATCCTGAATCATGGGTCGATGCCTGTGAGGATCCCAAGGCTCTGGAGGCAGTAGAATCCGGTCTTGCAGTTCTCACCGCAGATGGTAAAATTCTCCACCGAGGTTTTACTACCGGAACCACCGCTGCAGCGGCGGTAAAAGCAGCGATCCTCTCACTGAAGGATCCTGTTTCCGGACTCGTTACAATCCTCACCCCTTCTGGTATCAGGGTCCTGGTGAAGGCAAGTGGTGAGAACGGGCATGGAATATCAGAAAAGTATTCTGGTGACTATCCAGATGATGTCACCGCGGGAATCCGGTTTCACGCCTTTGCTACACTTATAGCAGGGGGCTGTGAGGTTATTACAGGAGATGGAATTGGGAAGTGGGATCGTGAAAACCCCCGTTACCCAAAAGGGTCGCCTGCAATTAGTCCTCCGGCAATGGCTGAGATTCGGGATGCCATGAACGAGGCGTTGAATGAGATTAATCTTTCAGGAGTCAGGGTAATCCTATCTGCTGAAAACGGTTCTTATATTGCATCCCTGACACTTAATGCAAAGGTAGGGGTAAGTGGCGGTATTTCAGTTTTGGGTTCCACAGGTTTTGTTGAGCCATGGGATGATCACCTGGAAGAAACAATGATAAACCGGATTTCCGGTACATCACGGGTTGTTTTGACCACCGGGAGGATTGGTCTCAAATATTCACGACTTCTATTCCCAAGCCATGAAGTAATTCTCATCGGGTCTCGTATTGGTCCCGCATTACACCATGCTCATGGTGACGTAATCCTCTGCGGGCTTCCTGCTCTGATTCTAAAGTTTATTAATCCCGCAATCCTCGAAGGTTCAGGGTTTGGGACAGTTGAAGAGATGATAGGAACATCAGAGTTTGATAAACGGGTGCAGGAGTCGATGTTATGGTTCTGTGCAAAAAAGCCAGGGCTCCGCATTATTCTTCTAGATCGTATAGGGCGGATACTGAAGGAGGCTCCATGA
- a CDS encoding cobalt-precorrin-7 (C(5))-methyltransferase, which produces MKIVGVGCGPNLLTCQAKMVIKSATLIFGSERAIALVQDSIPPECEVKTIEDYRALKSLPDETVLLSTGDPMLSGLGYLPGEVIPGISSVQLGAARLHIPLTNLLVLTAHGRGYDETMHTVCDEVKRDRSLCLITDPEFNIGNLADRLNPYPDYRLVICQDIGYPEEKIIKGTVDSPPHATSGMYILFLLPSV; this is translated from the coding sequence ATGAAAATTGTAGGTGTCGGATGCGGCCCAAATCTCCTTACCTGCCAGGCAAAAATGGTTATTAAATCCGCGACTCTCATTTTCGGATCAGAACGGGCTATCGCTCTGGTACAGGATTCAATACCTCCTGAATGCGAAGTGAAAACCATAGAAGATTATCGGGCACTCAAGTCTCTTCCTGATGAAACAGTCCTCTTGTCTACAGGGGATCCTATGTTATCAGGTCTTGGTTATCTCCCAGGTGAGGTTATTCCAGGGATCTCTTCTGTTCAACTTGGGGCAGCACGACTCCATATCCCTCTCACAAATCTCCTGGTACTAACGGCGCATGGCCGTGGCTATGATGAAACAATGCATACCGTCTGCGATGAAGTGAAACGGGATCGCTCACTTTGTTTGATAACAGATCCTGAGTTCAATATTGGAAATCTTGCGGATAGGCTCAATCCATATCCTGATTACCGTCTTGTGATCTGTCAGGATATTGGTTACCCTGAGGAAAAGATCATTAAAGGAACTGTGGATAGTCCTCCTCATGCGACATCTGGGATGTATATCCTGTTTCTTCTACCCTCTGTATAA
- a CDS encoding HhH-GPD family protein: MTQHQLETGVAHTFQGSDPDDLEAFINLIHEFYTRMRRPMPWRDEITQYRVVVSEIMLQQTQVSRVIEKFPLFINRFPNFISLADASLTDVMEAWQGLGYNRRAKYLHGLARSVVNDWNGALPTDPEILVTFPGIGSATAGSITAFAFNKPVVFIETNIRRVFIHHFFVDREKIADSEIRPLVERTLDHENPRDWYYALMDYGTWLAGRIENPNRKSHHYSRQSVFEGSDRQIRSSLLKRLLATKSSPLEEIIKNSEEDTQRIRRIIAGMVKEGLLSINNGIITIAE; encoded by the coding sequence TTGACTCAGCATCAACTCGAAACCGGTGTCGCCCATACCTTCCAAGGCTCTGATCCTGATGATCTAGAAGCGTTTATTAATCTTATCCATGAGTTTTACACTAGAATGAGGCGCCCCATGCCATGGCGCGATGAGATAACCCAATATAGGGTCGTAGTATCTGAAATCATGCTTCAACAGACCCAGGTTTCGAGAGTGATAGAAAAATTCCCTCTTTTCATTAACAGGTTCCCGAATTTTATATCTCTCGCTGATGCTTCTCTGACAGATGTAATGGAAGCATGGCAGGGCCTTGGGTATAATAGAAGGGCAAAGTATCTTCATGGACTCGCGCGTTCGGTAGTGAACGACTGGAACGGTGCGCTCCCCACAGATCCAGAAATACTGGTAACATTTCCCGGAATAGGCAGCGCTACCGCTGGTTCAATTACTGCTTTTGCCTTCAACAAACCTGTTGTTTTTATTGAAACCAATATCAGACGAGTGTTTATTCATCATTTTTTTGTTGATAGGGAAAAGATTGCGGATTCAGAAATTCGTCCCCTTGTAGAGAGAACGCTTGATCATGAGAATCCCCGCGACTGGTATTATGCTCTTATGGACTACGGTACCTGGCTTGCCGGGAGGATTGAAAACCCAAACAGAAAAAGCCACCATTATTCCAGACAATCAGTGTTTGAAGGGTCAGATCGCCAAATCAGAAGTTCTCTTCTTAAAAGACTGCTTGCTACAAAAAGTTCACCCCTTGAGGAAATAATAAAAAATTCCGAAGAGGATACGCAGAGAATAAGACGAATAATTGCAGGTATGGTCAAAGAAGGGCTTCTCAGTATAAACAACGGGATCATAACGATTGCAGAATAA